One genomic window of Dermacentor andersoni chromosome 8, qqDerAnde1_hic_scaffold, whole genome shotgun sequence includes the following:
- the LOC140219952 gene encoding uncharacterized protein: MVYRRKGPEYSYIETNATAEGQELCVHSRRREVHCFRHAGFVTRIEEASEEATEDLTLDGTEEECQLEETWSQFERFVGAEPHSMCIEDFVGSDDRTGTVAELTDVEIAAEVTAQRLNEDAAEADPASADVAALPTATEAVAALAVVRRYCGTIEGTGLSLVDRLDYVEDAVIKHAVANMKQATLLQYFQRIK; encoded by the coding sequence ATGGTTTATCGACGTAAGGGGCCGGAATATTCATATATCGAGACCAATGCTACAGCAGAAGGCCAAGAACTTTGCGTTCATTCTCGGCGCCGAGAAGTTCACTGCTTTCGGCATGCGGGTTTCGTGACCCGCATTGAAGAAGCTTCCGAGGAAGCAACCGAAGATTTGACGTTGGATGGCACAGAGGAAGAATGCCAGCTTGAAGAAACCTGGAGCCAGTTcgagcgctttgtcggtgctgagccacacagcaTGTGCATTGAGGACTTCGTTGGCAGTGACGACAGaaccggaacagtggcggagttaacagacgtggagatcgctGCAGAAGTGACTGCTCAGCGGctaaacgaagacgctgccgaggctgatccagcaagcgctgatgttgcagCACTCCctactgcaactgaggctgtagctgctttggccgttgtacgccgctactgcggcacAATAGAAGGGactggactgtctcttgtggaccgtttggactatgttgaggacgccgtgatcaaacacgcggttgccaatatgaagcaggctacgctgcttcagtactttcagcgaattaaataa